In Drosophila yakuba strain Tai18E2 chromosome 2R, Prin_Dyak_Tai18E2_2.1, whole genome shotgun sequence, a single genomic region encodes these proteins:
- the LOC6531857 gene encoding uncharacterized protein LOC6531857 isoform X1 produces the protein MASGAVNKQYSATDLEAFMKIAANWQNSNHNLLEGVDLKTEMTQYMNSPSMNMYKKRERTQNWNHQEKKYLLDLCRKDMRIIENKRLDAGLTAVKNKAWKIIHQKFSNQFGTDRTCNRLKEQWRRMKACTRNEILDYNNRLARFGAEVADRKKPSPFTFEVWDFMQEAKKACKSEALDGIDYSKIPLALEEGFEYREDYKFNPDDHDMDDSSRTPPQELCDVDIKEEENNETFNETFNNHHLNQSDIHGGGERLSVSPNHSISRNGIHEAESPATISAANALDSSGAFMAGGGDMSGFQANFNMNNISATLEALNALRSGQFPSAAAAAAAAIHQHQAQAQVAMHHQHNNNNNNEDDEDSMKPQSKRQRTSSGSLLGSEDQTPALATSVPASSDCQALERSGSSSNGLAMTGTAVSSNANSSNNFELRMFMEMQSKEHMMRMKILEVQLQAAKHSRDLVEINKTLALQKLQLELASKRLPS, from the exons GTCAACAAACAGTATTCGGCCACCGATCTGGAGGCTTTTATGAAGATCGCCGCCAACTGGCAAAATTCCAATCACAACTTGCTGGAGGGCGTCGACTTGAAGACGG AAATGACACAGTACATGAACAGCCCATCCATGAACATGTACAAGAAGAGGGAGCGCACACAGAACTGGAACCACCAGGAGAAGAAATACCTGCTCGATCTGTGTCGCAAGGACATGCGCATCATCGAGAACAAGAGATTGGATGCTGGTCTCACGGCCGTGAAGAACAAGGCCTGGAAGATCATCCACCAAAAGTTCTCCAATCAGTTTGGCACCGATCGCACCTGCAATCGCCTGAAGGAACAGTGGCGTCGCATGAAGG CGTGCACTCGCAACGAGATCCTGGACTACAACAATCGCCTGGCCAGGTTTGGAGCAGAGGTGGCCGACCGCAAGAAGCCATCTCCCTTCACCTTTGAGGTGTGGGATTTCATGCAGGAGGCGAAGAAGGCCTGCAAATCGGAGGCTCTGGATGGCATTGACTACTCCAAGATTCCCCTGGCCTTGGAGGAGGGTTTCGAGTACCGCGAGGACTACAAATTCAATCCCGACGACCACGACATGGATGA CAGCAGCCGCACACCGCCGCAAGAACTGTGCGATGTGGACatcaaggaggaggagaacaACGAGACCTTCAACGAGACCTTCAACAATCACCACCTCAACCAGAGCGACATCCACGGCGGCGGCGAGCGCCTCAGTGTGTCGCCCAATCACAGCATCAGTCGCAATGGAATCCACGAGGCCGAGAGTCCCGCCACAATCTCCGCAGCTAATGCCCTGGATTCGAGCGGTGCCTTTATGGCCGGAGGAGGTGACATGTCCGGCTTCCAGGCCAACTTCAACATGAACAACATATCCGCCACGCTGGAGGCCCTAAATGCCCTCCGATCTGGCCAGTTTcccagtgcagcagcagcggcagccgcCGCCATTCACCAGCACCAGGCACAGGCCCAAGTCGCCATGCATCaccagcacaacaacaacaacaacaacgaggacgacgaggatAGCATGAAGCCACAGTCCAAGAGACAGCGGACCAGCAGTGGTAGTTTGTTGGGCAGCGAGGACCAGACACCAGCCCTGGCCACTTCGGTGCCTGCATCCTCGGACTGTCAGGCTCTGGAGCGGtccggcagcagcagcaatggaCTGGCCATGACGGGAACGGCGGTCAGCAGCAatgccaacagcagcaacaactttgAGCTGAGAATGTTCATGGAGATGCAGAGCAAGGAGCACATGATGCGCATGAAGATCCTGGAGGTGCAGTTGCAGGCGGCCAAGCACAGTCGCGACCTGGTGGAGATCAACAAGACATTGGCGTTGCAGAAGCTGCAGCTGGAGTTGGCCAGCAAGCGACTGCCCAGTTAG
- the LOC6531857 gene encoding uncharacterized protein LOC6531857 isoform X2 gives MASGAVNKQYSATDLEAFMKIAANWQNSNHNLLEGVDLKTEMTQYMNSPSMNMYKKRERTQNWNHQEKKYLLDLCRKDMRIIENKRLDAGLTAVKNKAWKIIHQKFSNQFGTDRTCNRLKEQWRRMKACTRNEILDYNNRLARFGAEVADRKKPSPFTFEVWDFMQEAKKACKSEALDGIDYSKIPLALEEGFEYREDYKFNPDDHDMDDSRTPPQELCDVDIKEEENNETFNETFNNHHLNQSDIHGGGERLSVSPNHSISRNGIHEAESPATISAANALDSSGAFMAGGGDMSGFQANFNMNNISATLEALNALRSGQFPSAAAAAAAAIHQHQAQAQVAMHHQHNNNNNNEDDEDSMKPQSKRQRTSSGSLLGSEDQTPALATSVPASSDCQALERSGSSSNGLAMTGTAVSSNANSSNNFELRMFMEMQSKEHMMRMKILEVQLQAAKHSRDLVEINKTLALQKLQLELASKRLPS, from the exons GTCAACAAACAGTATTCGGCCACCGATCTGGAGGCTTTTATGAAGATCGCCGCCAACTGGCAAAATTCCAATCACAACTTGCTGGAGGGCGTCGACTTGAAGACGG AAATGACACAGTACATGAACAGCCCATCCATGAACATGTACAAGAAGAGGGAGCGCACACAGAACTGGAACCACCAGGAGAAGAAATACCTGCTCGATCTGTGTCGCAAGGACATGCGCATCATCGAGAACAAGAGATTGGATGCTGGTCTCACGGCCGTGAAGAACAAGGCCTGGAAGATCATCCACCAAAAGTTCTCCAATCAGTTTGGCACCGATCGCACCTGCAATCGCCTGAAGGAACAGTGGCGTCGCATGAAGG CGTGCACTCGCAACGAGATCCTGGACTACAACAATCGCCTGGCCAGGTTTGGAGCAGAGGTGGCCGACCGCAAGAAGCCATCTCCCTTCACCTTTGAGGTGTGGGATTTCATGCAGGAGGCGAAGAAGGCCTGCAAATCGGAGGCTCTGGATGGCATTGACTACTCCAAGATTCCCCTGGCCTTGGAGGAGGGTTTCGAGTACCGCGAGGACTACAAATTCAATCCCGACGACCACGACATGGATGA CAGCCGCACACCGCCGCAAGAACTGTGCGATGTGGACatcaaggaggaggagaacaACGAGACCTTCAACGAGACCTTCAACAATCACCACCTCAACCAGAGCGACATCCACGGCGGCGGCGAGCGCCTCAGTGTGTCGCCCAATCACAGCATCAGTCGCAATGGAATCCACGAGGCCGAGAGTCCCGCCACAATCTCCGCAGCTAATGCCCTGGATTCGAGCGGTGCCTTTATGGCCGGAGGAGGTGACATGTCCGGCTTCCAGGCCAACTTCAACATGAACAACATATCCGCCACGCTGGAGGCCCTAAATGCCCTCCGATCTGGCCAGTTTcccagtgcagcagcagcggcagccgcCGCCATTCACCAGCACCAGGCACAGGCCCAAGTCGCCATGCATCaccagcacaacaacaacaacaacaacgaggacgacgaggatAGCATGAAGCCACAGTCCAAGAGACAGCGGACCAGCAGTGGTAGTTTGTTGGGCAGCGAGGACCAGACACCAGCCCTGGCCACTTCGGTGCCTGCATCCTCGGACTGTCAGGCTCTGGAGCGGtccggcagcagcagcaatggaCTGGCCATGACGGGAACGGCGGTCAGCAGCAatgccaacagcagcaacaactttgAGCTGAGAATGTTCATGGAGATGCAGAGCAAGGAGCACATGATGCGCATGAAGATCCTGGAGGTGCAGTTGCAGGCGGCCAAGCACAGTCGCGACCTGGTGGAGATCAACAAGACATTGGCGTTGCAGAAGCTGCAGCTGGAGTTGGCCAGCAAGCGACTGCCCAGTTAG
- the LOC6531857 gene encoding uncharacterized protein LOC6531857 isoform X3: MVNKQYSATDLEAFMKIAANWQNSNHNLLEGVDLKTEMTQYMNSPSMNMYKKRERTQNWNHQEKKYLLDLCRKDMRIIENKRLDAGLTAVKNKAWKIIHQKFSNQFGTDRTCNRLKEQWRRMKACTRNEILDYNNRLARFGAEVADRKKPSPFTFEVWDFMQEAKKACKSEALDGIDYSKIPLALEEGFEYREDYKFNPDDHDMDDSSRTPPQELCDVDIKEEENNETFNETFNNHHLNQSDIHGGGERLSVSPNHSISRNGIHEAESPATISAANALDSSGAFMAGGGDMSGFQANFNMNNISATLEALNALRSGQFPSAAAAAAAAIHQHQAQAQVAMHHQHNNNNNNEDDEDSMKPQSKRQRTSSGSLLGSEDQTPALATSVPASSDCQALERSGSSSNGLAMTGTAVSSNANSSNNFELRMFMEMQSKEHMMRMKILEVQLQAAKHSRDLVEINKTLALQKLQLELASKRLPS, translated from the exons GTCAACAAACAGTATTCGGCCACCGATCTGGAGGCTTTTATGAAGATCGCCGCCAACTGGCAAAATTCCAATCACAACTTGCTGGAGGGCGTCGACTTGAAGACGG AAATGACACAGTACATGAACAGCCCATCCATGAACATGTACAAGAAGAGGGAGCGCACACAGAACTGGAACCACCAGGAGAAGAAATACCTGCTCGATCTGTGTCGCAAGGACATGCGCATCATCGAGAACAAGAGATTGGATGCTGGTCTCACGGCCGTGAAGAACAAGGCCTGGAAGATCATCCACCAAAAGTTCTCCAATCAGTTTGGCACCGATCGCACCTGCAATCGCCTGAAGGAACAGTGGCGTCGCATGAAGG CGTGCACTCGCAACGAGATCCTGGACTACAACAATCGCCTGGCCAGGTTTGGAGCAGAGGTGGCCGACCGCAAGAAGCCATCTCCCTTCACCTTTGAGGTGTGGGATTTCATGCAGGAGGCGAAGAAGGCCTGCAAATCGGAGGCTCTGGATGGCATTGACTACTCCAAGATTCCCCTGGCCTTGGAGGAGGGTTTCGAGTACCGCGAGGACTACAAATTCAATCCCGACGACCACGACATGGATGA CAGCAGCCGCACACCGCCGCAAGAACTGTGCGATGTGGACatcaaggaggaggagaacaACGAGACCTTCAACGAGACCTTCAACAATCACCACCTCAACCAGAGCGACATCCACGGCGGCGGCGAGCGCCTCAGTGTGTCGCCCAATCACAGCATCAGTCGCAATGGAATCCACGAGGCCGAGAGTCCCGCCACAATCTCCGCAGCTAATGCCCTGGATTCGAGCGGTGCCTTTATGGCCGGAGGAGGTGACATGTCCGGCTTCCAGGCCAACTTCAACATGAACAACATATCCGCCACGCTGGAGGCCCTAAATGCCCTCCGATCTGGCCAGTTTcccagtgcagcagcagcggcagccgcCGCCATTCACCAGCACCAGGCACAGGCCCAAGTCGCCATGCATCaccagcacaacaacaacaacaacaacgaggacgacgaggatAGCATGAAGCCACAGTCCAAGAGACAGCGGACCAGCAGTGGTAGTTTGTTGGGCAGCGAGGACCAGACACCAGCCCTGGCCACTTCGGTGCCTGCATCCTCGGACTGTCAGGCTCTGGAGCGGtccggcagcagcagcaatggaCTGGCCATGACGGGAACGGCGGTCAGCAGCAatgccaacagcagcaacaactttgAGCTGAGAATGTTCATGGAGATGCAGAGCAAGGAGCACATGATGCGCATGAAGATCCTGGAGGTGCAGTTGCAGGCGGCCAAGCACAGTCGCGACCTGGTGGAGATCAACAAGACATTGGCGTTGCAGAAGCTGCAGCTGGAGTTGGCCAGCAAGCGACTGCCCAGTTAG
- the LOC6531858 gene encoding uncharacterized protein LOC6531858, with protein MLKVVEKLIQLLRPKMCQFAQSNKNISKHLFEKARAEENIHFLKLQREQLKTLRQKILSQKNEVTTKIIKVDKQIQSMEKKETDGSQRNHEQN; from the exons ATGTTGAAGGTGGTTGAGAAGCTTATCCAACTGTTGCGACCCAAAATGTGTCAGTTTGCACAATCCAACAA GAACATATCGAAGCATTTGTTCGAGAAAGCTAGGGCAGAGGAGAACATTCATTTCCTTAAACTG CAAAGAGAACAGCTGAAGACGCTGCGGCAAAAGATTCTCAGCCAGAAGAACGAAGTCACAACCAAGATCATCAAGGTGGATAAGCAGATACAATCGATGGAAAAGAAGGAAACCGACGGCTCGCAGAGGAACcatgaacaaaattaa
- the LOC6531859 gene encoding uncharacterized protein LOC6531859: protein MFAFMRILGSMSCTRPFQSQVLCREGVGWPSKELHRNLQRHLYQGRQNNLYIFPHTRQFADKFSEKGRGEELNYVLKLASEQFMKIKKDRIKEIASDIEKLEEEIKKLESRTSHQSRKTKELLIQELKSLKELLQRFKTSLEK from the exons ATGTTTGCTTTCATGCGAATTCTAGGATCCATGTCATGCACCAGACCATTTCAATCACAGGTGCTCTGTCGAGAAGGTGTTGg TTGGCCTTCTAAGGAGTTGCACAGAAATTTACAGAGGCATCTTTACCAAGGTAGACAAAATAATCTATACATATTTCCTCACAC ACGTCAATTCGCCGACAAATTTTCCGAAAAGGGCAGAGGCGAGGAACTTAACTATGTTCTTAAGCTC GCCTCTGAGCAATTTATGAAGATTAAAAAGGACCGGATTAAAGAAATCGCCAGTGATATCGAGAAACTAGAAGAGGAGATCAAGAAATTGGAATCCCGAACTAGCCACCAATCAAGGAAAACTAAGGAGCTTCTCATACAGGAGTTAAAATCCCTgaaggagctgctgcagcgaTTCAAAACGAGTCTCGAAAAATGA
- the LOC6531860 gene encoding immune-induced peptide 18, translating to MKLFALCCLLILGLLGFLAAPGAASPSRHSGPGSGPGSGNPFRSPGPQQRPFYYDAPVVKPKTMYA from the coding sequence ATGAAGCTATTCGCATTGTGCTGCCTGCTCATTTTGGGCCTCCTCGGCTTCCTCGCTGCTCCCGGCGCCGCCTCGCCATCGCGTCACAGTGGACCAGGATCCGGACCTGGATCCGGAAATCCATTCAGATCTCCAGGCCCACAGCAACGACCATTCTACTACGACGCTCCGGTTGTAAAACCGAAGACTATGTACGCTTAA
- the LOC6531861 gene encoding uncharacterized protein LOC6531861 — protein MHINPIIRSILNHFRGRTIRNYLVVLPDHSRIEKQLKLEDLRSERGLLDVRSHELALQQKRVEANLTDLTRCIRGMEFDVKVHSNPGRKESKQAPPSDKKSPKVGDFSE, from the exons ATGCACATAAACCCAATAATCCGATCTATTCTCAACCATTTCAGAGGTCGCACCATCAG AAATTATCTGGTTGTCTTGCCCGATCACAGTCGCATAGAAAAACAGCTAAAGCTGGAGGATCTGCGAAGC GAACGTGGACTCTTGGATGTGCGATCCCATGAGCTGGCACTCCAGCAAAAGCGCGTTGAGGCCAATCTAACCGATCTGACGCGCTGCATCAGGGGCATGGAGTTCGATGTGAAGGTGCATTCCAATCCCGGGAGGAAGGAGAGCAAGCAGGCCCCGCCAAGTGATAAGAAATCACCCAAAGTTGGTGATTTCAGCGAATAG
- the LOC26536223 gene encoding uncharacterized protein LOC26536223, whose translation MFRGAYKILTFLKTRETMFLCKRRPFSDLFDKGGRGSGGIDTYHVKHLQGNKGKEARIMELTAQIESLEMQIKALEKSKSAEAKAAKGELILVLKELKQALRNIRMNK comes from the exons ATGTTTCGGGGGGCTTATAAAATCCTTACCTTTTTAAAGACAAGAGAAACCATGTTTTTATG CAAGAGACGGCCGTTCAGCGATCTATTTGACAAAGGGGGCAGAGGCAGTGGCGGTATCGACACGTATCATGTT AAACATTTGCAGGGTAACAAGGGAAAAGAGGCAAGGATCATGGAGCTAACCGCACAAATCGAGTCActtgaaatgcaaatcaaagCCCTCGAGAAAAGTAAATCAGCTGAGGCGAAGGCTGCAAAGGGTGAACTTATATTAGTCCTCAAAGAGCTTAAACAAGCCCTCCGAAACATAAGAATGAATAAATAG
- the LOC6531862 gene encoding aquaporin-2 yields the protein MIWDFFTFIRAATEFSATALLILLGCMGESMNQGGENKFLLASVHYGLTVMVVMHVFGFVSGAHANPCISISCYFLGYIALEVMLMYVACQMAGAFAGYFLLLQLLPKEVVANAKPGICLVQPMHSLSTAQVVAIECLLTTVFVLGWCALWDVRNGRFLDSVTIRMGLLVVACSFAGLQLTGASMNPARTLVPAIYYGNPDSVLMQLTGQILAAIMVPFVWNNAYTPRYKPLEIPVCN from the exons ATGATCTGGGACTTCTTTACCTTTATACGCGCAGCCACTGAGTTCAGTGCCACTGCTCTACTGATTTTGCTCGGTTGCATGGGGGAGTCAATGAACCAAGGTGGTGAGAACAAATTCTTGTTGGCCAG CGTTCATTATGGCCTGAcggtgatggtggtgatgcATGTGTTTGGCTTCGTATCCGGAGCCCATGCGAATCCCTGCATCTCGATCTCCTGCTACTTCTTGGGCTACATCGCCCTGGAAGTGATGCTGATGTATGTGGCCTGCCAGATGGCTGGGGCCTTCGCTGGATActtcctgctcctgcagctgctgcccaaGGAAGTGGTGGCCAACGCCAAGCCGGGCATTTGCCTGGTGCAACCGATGCACTCTCTGTCCACTGCCCAGGTCGTCGCCATCGAGTGCCTGCTGACCACGGTCTTCGTGCTCGGATGGTGCGCCTTGTGGGATGTGCGGAACGGAAGGTTCCTCGACTCGGTCACCATTCGCATGGGTCTCCTGGTGGTCGCCTGCAGTTTCGCTGGG ctgcaactgaCAGGAGCCAGTATGAATCCCGCCAGGACATTAGTGCCCGCCATCTACTACGGCAATCCGGACTCGGTTCTGATGCAGCTGACTGGCCAGATCTTGGCCGCCATCATGGTTCCCTTTGTGTGGAACAatgcgtatacgccacgttaTAAGCCCTTGGAAATTCCCGTGTGCAACTGA
- the LOC6531863 gene encoding aquaporin NIP2-1, whose protein sequence is MSQQKQKSLESNPTARWRLEGHHRSAIACFFGEFVATAVFVFIACMGCVETPLFQNSHFRSGLTFGLAILIAIQCFGSVSGAHLNPAITLAAWLYGVIGWIRAIAYFVAQAAGALIGYGLLVAVLPESAIQGVDNPPGVCVTVLAPGISELQGVFIEFLITCCLVMVACSVWDPRNAKLQDSVPVRFGLTVSCLILTAGLFTGASMNPTRSLGPAVWNDSWAHHWIYWVGPLVAGAVTSLIYRMAFKGDEEIDLRSSDAKIRMIGEVVVVQFNRSSRRTAIMATSASQSNCWLLQRRQLDNITTVLAEMIATAMLMFLGCMGCVQNSVFTNSNFQSAVNFGFVVLICIQCFGCVCGAHLNPAVTLATYVYNKISLPMAVAYFVAQMVGAFIGYGLLKAVLPENAIYSTDTPHGVCLTSLNSTLTPWQGLAVEFLITCVLISICCGVWDPRNANQQDSVPVRFGLAIACLSLTAGQLTGASMNPARSFAPAIWNGAWDDHWIYWVGPMAAALVTSVIYKHAFRRELDESEVDETTMSTKRTSEAELA, encoded by the exons ATGTCGCAACAGAAGCAAAAATCACTGGAGTCCAATCCCACCGCCAGGTGGCGCCTGGAAGGACACCACCGAAGTGCGATAGCCTGCTTCTTCGGAGAATTTGTGGCGACTGCCGTCTTCGTCTTCATCGCCTGCATGGGCTGTGTGGAGACGCCCCTCTTCCAGAACTCGCACTTCCGCAGTGGCCTCACCTTCGGCCTGGCCATCCTCATTGCCATCCAGTGCTTCGGCTCCGTCTCCGGTGCCCATCTGAATCCGGCCATCACCCTGGCCGCCTGGCTGTACGGCGTGATCGGTTGGATCAGGGCCATCGCTTACTTCGTGGCCCAGGCTGCCGGAGCCCTGATTGGCTATGGTCTCCTGGTGGCTGTGCTGCCGGAGAGCGCCATCCAGGGAGTGGACAACCCGCCGGGTGTTTGCGTGACAGTTCTGGCCCCCGGGATCAGCGAACTGCAGGGTGTCTTCATCGAGTTCCTCATCACCTGCTGCCTGGTCATGGTGGCCTGTTCGGTGTGGGATCCGCGCAACGCCAAGCTCCAGGACTCGGTGCCCGTGAGATTCGGCCTCACCGTCTCCTGTCTGATCCTCACAGCG GGCCTCTTCACGGGAGCCAGCATGAATCCGACCAGGTCCCTGGGTCCCGCTGTTTGGAACGACTCCTGGGCACACCACTGGATCTACTGGGTGGGTCCTTTGGTGGCAGGAGCTGTGACCTCGCTGATCTATCGGATGGCTTTCAAGGGCGACGAGGAGATCGATCTGAGAAGTTCCGATGCCAAGATACGAATGATCGGCGAGGTGGTAGTAGTGCAAT TCAATCGCTCCTCCCGACGCACGGCAATCATGGCAACATCAGCAAG CCAATCCAACTGCTGGCTGCTGCAGCGCCGCCAGCTGGACAACATCACCACAGTTCTTGCCGAGATGATAGCCACCGCCATGCTGATGTTCCTCGGATGCATGGGCTGCGTCCAGAACTCCGTCTTCACCAACTCGAACTTCCAGAGCGCCGTGAACTTTGGCTTCGTGGTGCTCATCTGCATCCAGTGCTTcggctgtgtgtgtggtgcCCATCTAAATCCCGCCGTCACCCTGGCCACCTACGTATACAACAAGATCTCGCTGCCGATGGCTGTGGCCTACTTTGTGGCCCAGATGGTGGGCGCCTTCATTGGATACGGACTGCTGAAGGCGGTGCTCCCGGAGAACGCCATCTACAGCACGGACACCCCCCATGGCGTGTGCCTCACGTCGCTCAACAGCACCCTGACCCCTTGGCAGGGCCTGGCCGTGGAGTTCCTGATCACCTGCGTCCTCATCTCCATCTGCTGCGGCGTCTGGGATCCCCGCAATGCCAACCAGCAGGACTCGGTGCCGGTGCGATTTGGACTGGCCATCGCATGCCTGTCGCTCACAGCG GGCCAACTGACTGGAGCTAGTATGAATCCAGCCCGATCTTTCGCACCTGCGATCTGGAACGGAGCCTGGGATGACCATTGGATCTACTGGGTGGGTCCCATGGCGGCAGCCCTGGTCACCTCGGTGATCTACAAGCACGCCTTCCGGCGGGAGCTGGATGAATCGGAGGTGGACGAGACCACGATGTCAACCAAGCGAACTTCGGAGGCGGAGCTCGCCTAG